The Leptospira wolbachii serovar Codice str. CDC genome segment CAAAGGTAGAAATGGCATCAATGACTAAAGGAGCTGAGATTTTTTTTCCTTTTGTTCCATAGGCCTGACGAAACATTTTTTGATAGAAAGGAATTTCGTTTAACCGAGATTCAATGATTTCTTTTGAACTTCCCATTTCCTCTGGCGAATAGAGTGGTCCTTCCGCTTGGTCTTCTAGATTAGAGGCTCTCCCTTCCCAAAATAGATTTTTCATATAAATGACATTCCATAAACTGGGCGCCGATCGTTTCAGAATTACACCACCACTTCTGGTTGGCCCATACCCTTTTCCATCTTTTCCCATACTTTGGCTTCTACCATCCGATAAACTATAAGCTGGGTGGTGACAGTGGGCACATGACAGTTGTTTATCGCCAGAGAGGATGGGATCGAAAAATAAATATCTCCCCAAATCAATCACTTGGGGATCCAGTTTGACTTGGGGAAGAGTTTGCCCAAGTCCTCCATTTTTCTCTAAAGAATTTACATACTGATAATTAATGACACAATACTCTTTCTCTTGTTTCCATCCCGAGGGACAGAGGGAGGAAAGACGGAAATCAGAAGGAGGCTCTACGACCTCAAACTCAGATACTTCTTGAATGATTCTAGATTCTACTTTCGAGCAATCACAAACCAATAGAACTGCAGCAAAGAATCCAAAATAAAACCGATACTTCACAAGACAAAGGAAACATAGAGAGTAAAGATAGAAATCATTTTAATCCATCGAATCAAAAGAAAACCGACAATTTTGCCATAGAAAAAAATCCCCCTCGAACCACTCATTGATATATATCAACCCTACTCTTTCTTATCTGCTTACGATTCTCCTGACATCCTTATTCTAGTTTTGCTTGAAACAAAAGAAAACCTAAAGTAGCAAATACTCCTCCGAAAAAAATAAACAACTCTGGACCGAATGAACCTGTCTGCCAATTAGCACCGACTAGCAACAAATATACGATTGGAGCAATGTATTGATTAGCAAATAAACCTGCAAATGTCAATTGGTTGGTAAGTCCTCCTTTCAGAAATTTCCAAAGGAATAAGTTTGGATTGTTTAGGATTGTAGAAAGAGCAAGGGTAGCCATAAAAACCATTTCCAATAGGGAAATTCCCACTCTTGGGTCTATGGACATACTGAGGTAAGTCGGATTTTGGAAAATATGACCAATCAGACTCATTCCCCCTGGAACCAGCGCTAGGTGAATTAAAATATCATCTAAAATCCATGCACTTTTCGGAGTTTTTCTGAGATACAATAGGATTTCATAAATACTAAATAATACAAATCCTGTGGAAGTAAAGATGGAAGTCATAACCAAGGAAGACTTGGGATTGATATGAACAGCAGGTGCAGATAACAACATCAATATGGAAGAAATATTCCCACCCCCAACAATCATTAATAATGCAAGATTTGCTGTAAATGGCCAAAGATGAAAATGCCTCGTTGCCAAACGCAAACCAACTATCACGAAAAGGGAAATGGCTGAAAAAATTGACAATACAGGACCATCTGTACGGTAAAACAATGGTGATCCAAAAATCCAAGCAACTAAGACAACAAACGAACCGATTAAAACCACAATGTCAAGAATCTCAGCCCAGGTCAAAAAACGTTTTTCCATAGAAACCTCTTATCCCTCTAAACTGCATTGATTGGCCATGGTTTGTTTATTTTTGCAAACAAAATTTGACCGATAGAATCTCTGATTTTAGTTCGGGAAAGGTTGGAAATTCTTCGCCGATATTTTCATCTTAGAAAAACTATTAGGAAGATTCTTTCCCATCGGTTTCTACTGCTCCACACAAAGGAGCGAGTGGGAATTATTACAAAGATTGGATGCGGCTCCAATCATTGGATTTGTGCTTTGATCATTTAGTGTTCCAACAAATGAGTTTGATCCATCGATCCAATTGTCACAATGAAGGCTCGTTTCCGTTGTCCAATTTGCATTGAACCCAAGCCAAGTTGTAACGCTAGGAATTGATACTGGATTTGTTTGAGTCATGAGTAGTCCATTACTGTTTGTTGTACCAATAGCAACAGCATCTGCAACACGAACATAACTACTGTTTGGTTTCATAACCCAATCCAGATGCTCCGAAGCACCACCGCCACAGTTTGCAGTAAGGCATGCTCTTCTAACAATTGCATCAGAAAGAAACGCCTTATAGGTACCAGAATTCGGTTTATTCGTATCTAGCGCACATTTGCTGTCGGCACCGGAAATTCCTCCCAATCCTCCGGAATACGGAACGGCAGTTATGAATATTCGGCACGGGTTACAAGGTAAAACTGCGGATGCCTCATTCTTCCTATTCGCATCGCAATAAGCATCTTTATCGTTTGTTGCTATTTTTACAAAAAGACCTGTCGTATAATCCTTAGATAAAGGGTCGCAGGGATTGTTCATCTTTAGATCCGCACAACTGAAAAGATACAGAGAGAACAAAAAAAGTTGAATCCTGTTCTCGAAAATCAAGTTTCTTACAGAATTTGTACCTTTTTTTGACATACGAGTAAGACCTTTTACTTCAGTTTCAAACTAAGTCAATAAATTTCAGTACCATCTATTATTTTGTGTAGCGAATTGATAGGGAAGTGATTCCAATGATCGCTTCTTGTGAGAGAAATAGGGGCGTTCCCAATCCGACTGGTGTTTGGTATTTTAATCTCGTTAGGGTCGGACTCTTCCGGGGTGCGCTAAACGCTCCCGTCACCCACCATCTAACGATGGCAGGGGATCATAGTCTTCAACTTCGAGCTATAGCATGCTATTAGTTAACTTTGCCTTGGCCCACTCGTTTTTCGTCAAATTTTCTTCTTGCGAATCAAAGAGATTCGGTATAAACATTTCATTGCATATACGGAATAAAATGACTCCCATTAGAACCTATTTACTCATCCTTTTTTCTTTTATTGGAATCGGAATTTCATTAAATTCAGAACCATTGTCGGAGACGAATCAAAAAGCGATTGATGCCTTTTACCAGAAAAACTGGTCTCAGGCCGAAATCTGGTTCAAAGAGAGTTTAAAGAAAAATCCAAATGACCCATACGCAAACTATAACTTGGCATGCGTTTACACCATCCTACTAAGTCAATGCGAGTATTTGACAGAAGAACAAGACGTTTTTCAGTTATTAAATCATGCAGTCACATATAAAAAGTCTTACAAAAGTTTGATGCTTAAAGACAAAGATCTTTCCTTACTTCGTAATACATACAGATTTAATGAAATTGCAGGTTTAAGTCCAAAGGAACTCTTTACAAATATTTTTTGGTTTGGTCCCAGTCCCGGTGCTTATGGGCCAGTATCAGAAATCAAGTTTGATGCTAATGGTTCCTTTGAACTCACTTTGGTGGAATTTCGGGAAAGTGACGGTGCTCTGGAAAAACCAAAGTATCGAGGAAAGTATCAATGGATTTCCGAAAAAGTCCTTCAATTAGAATTTCAAAAACTTCCTTCCTCACTTCCCAACCAAACAAAAAAAAGGCAAGCCCGTTGGAACAAAAATAGCCTCGAAATCGATGGCTTTGAATACCAATTTACAGATTCACCTGACCGTTGTTCTGCGTAGAATGTCTCACTACCTAAATCGTGACATTTTTGCTTTCGGCGTTTTTTTCGCACTAGGAGATGATTTTTTAGGCTCGGAACGATTGCCTGAATCACTTGGCTTTCTTTTTTCCGATTGCCCTTGACTCCGATGTGAGTTTTGTTTGGAGTTCTTCTGTGAGTTCGCATTACGGCCAGAAGAATTATTTCCCGATTGTGAGGGACGTCTATGACCTCTATTGCCGCCACCTCCTGATCCATGAATTTTGGGAGCTTTGCCTGTATGCGATTCAACCCGCGCTGCATGGAAAGGATGGTCCCGATCCACTGGGATCGAAATTCCAATTACTTTTTCAATGTCTTTGATCAGTGATCTTTCGTCTGCCTCTGCGATTGCAATGGCAATTCCATTTTTCCCTGCACGTGCTGTACGGCCAATTCGATGTACATAGGTTTCGGGAACATAAGGAATCTCATAATTAATTACATGGGTGATGTCATCGATGTCTATTCCTCGGGCAGCCAAATCGGTTGCGACAAGGGCTCTGTTTTTTCCCGAACGAAAATCTTCTAAGGCTCTTTGTCTAGCTGATTGACTTTTATTGCCGTGAATTACATCAGTTTTGATTCCACTTTTGTTCAAGAGTTCCGAAATTTTATTTGCTCCATGTTTTGTTTTGGTAAAGATAATAGTTTTTTTAAAATTTTTATCTTTAAACAAATGAAGGAGAAGATTTTTTTTATCTGCAAGTTCTGTATACATTACAGATTGTGAAATTAGTTCTACTGTCGACGAAACAGGTGTTATATCGATACGAATTGGCTCTACCAAAATTGAGTTTGCCAATTTTTCTATTTCAGATGGCATCGTTGCAGAAAAAAACAAATTCTGTCTGCGCTTCGGAAGAAAGGAAATGATTTTTCGAATATCATGGATAAAACCCATATCCAACATCCTATCTGCTTCATCTAACACAAATATTTCGAGATTTTTCAATGTTACCAAATTTTGGTTCATCAAATCGACCAGGCGACCAGGCGTGGCAATGAGCACATCCAATCCGCTTGCAATGGCCTTGGCTTGGGGATTTTGTCCCACACCACCAAAAATTACTGCCGTTCGAATTTGAGTATATTTTCCATATAAAACAAAACTTTCATGGACCTGAATGGCAAGCTCACGAGTGGGAACTAACACAAGAGATCGTGGTTGTTTTGGATTTGGTTTTGCCCTCGTGGAAATTAAATTTTGGATCATAGGCAAAGCAAAAGCAGCGGTTTTACCTGTTCCTGTTTGAGCACAACCTAACAGATCGTGATTGTCTAGAAGTAAGGGAATGGCTTGGATTTGGATGGGTGTAGGTTTAGTATAACCAGTCTCAACGACTGCTTTTTGGATGGATCGATCTAATTTCAGATCTGAAAACGTTTCAATTTGTTTTTGCAAAATATGCCTTCGTGTCTATCCTCCTAAATTAAGAAAAGCAGTCTATTTGGATAGGTCAAAAATTTCTCTTTTGGATGTTCGAAATGAGAACATGGGTAAGGCGAACAAGATTAATTTGGTATTTTCCGACAGTTTTCCATATTAGATGAAAGGTAAACCAAGGGTATCTCTTGCGGAAAAATGGAACATACATTTCAATCAAGGATCTCGGAAAGCGTAATCCAAAACAAATTCCTTTCAACGATTTCTCTTCTATTGTCACTACGCCTGGTTTATATCGAATTTAGGACAAATTTCTAAATAGGCGGAAGTATTTATTTTAACTTCCTCAATGCCCTCACATCTTCAATATCCTGGGCTCTGTTTGTTTTTGATTTCATTCGTATTAAATCTTCCAAACTAATTACGGGCAAAGGTCCGAAATCGGTTTTCGCTTGTTCAATTTTACAATTGCGAATGTCTTCTGTAAGGATGATGTCTAAACTTTCCCTTTGTCTCTCTGGATTTACAAAATTCCAAGCAATGAGATTCTTTTCTCTTTGATACAATTCTAAATTTCTGAAAATTTCCATCGCAGAAATTGGCAAGATGGATTTTAATCCAATGGATCCAAGAATCGATTCCATTTTTAGAAAATTTTCTTCACTAATTTCCGTTATCACATCCAAGTCAAAAGTTCCCCTAGCAACTCCATGGATTGCCACTGCGTAACCACCAACAATAGCAAAAGGAATTCCTTCTTTTGAGAGTTTATCTTGGATTTTTTTTAAGAACATAAGGATTAAAATTATATCTGTAATGAAACTTGGGTTACTTTAAGTTCCTGATACGGATTCCCAATCTTTCAAATACTGTTTTTGCTTTTCTAAAAAAACTGATTCGGGCAAAAGCAAGCGGTATTCCTCTAAGAACTCTAACCGATCGTTAAGAGTCAAAAGTTTGTTTTTCTCAATATACCCATCTTCTAGCTTTTGAAATGCCATTCGAAAAAAATACCTAGCTTAGCTTACTATAGGCATTCGATGAAATCAAACTGATTTTGCAGTCCCCTGGGCATAAAAAAAGCCTCAAAATGTCTTCCCACTCCTGCTCGACTGGAACGGGTTCTAACTCACCCCCGTACCATCCCTTCCAAAATCTCCCCCCTCTTCTCCTCCGCCTTCCCAATGCCCCCTTCCAAATCATCGCATAACGCCATCAGCTGGTCTACCTTTTCCACAATCCGTTTTTGTTCCGCCATGGGAGGAAGAGGGCAAATTAACTCTGTTAAAATACCTAAATTAATATTTTTCTGTGCGGTAGCAGGTGCAAAATTTTCCAAGTGCTCCTTTGCAGTATCAATAAACATTTTCACATACTTGGAAGTATGATATCCCGAGAGCGAGGTAAATCCGACAACACTGTCCGGAAAGCATGCAGAAATTGACAGGAAACCGGTTTCAGCTATATTTGCAGCGATTGTTATACAAAGTGTTCCAGGATCCCACATTCTACTTTGGGCCAATCCGAATTCATTATAATAGTTACTAACTGATGATATACTATCCTTATTTTTCTTTGCTGCTGATACATCCCCTGTTTGAACCAGTGGGTATTTACCATTTCTAAATAATTTAATATCATTTCGTGGTCTATGTTTTGATTTCCCTCTCTCTAGGACCCCCACCTCCCCCAACCGCACCCACTCCCATCCCTTCGGTATTACAAACGGCTTCTCCTCTTCCTTCACGGATGGCAAGGCATCACTCTTCTTAATCTTCCCTTCCGCCACCAAACGCGCCTTCTCCGCTTGGATCTCTTTCAAGAGCTCACTCGCCGGCTGGTCATTAGGATCATGAGGAACCAACTTCCCCATCACTGCCAATTGCAAAACTGCCTTCCGCAATTCTTTGACATTTTCTTTTACCGCATAGAGTTCGTAGAAATGCGTGGTAAGAAAATGGAATTGTTTTTGGAAGACCGCATGCGTTTCTGCTTCGAGCATTTGTGTGATGACGGATTGGTGGAGGTCTTTTCGTTTGGCGTCTTTGGATTGTTTCAGCCGTTCCAGCTCATCGCATAACGCAAGGAGTTCGTCGATCTTTTCTACGATTCGTTTTTGTTCGGCGAGGGGAGGAAGGGGAAAATATCGATGAAGCACATCATCCCGACCGATACCAGGTATAGCAATGCCAGTCGCCAATTCCTGAAACTTGGCAAACATTACATTCAAATAGTAACCCAAATACTGCTTATTCAATTTCCAAACGCGAAGTGCCATCAATTGCCGACTAATAGCTGCTTCATCTTGAATTACTATATTAGTTTTTCCGATACCAGCACCTTTAACCGTAAGTAAGATATCCCCTTTAAGTGCTATTGCACGCCTTATATTTGTCCAACGATTACCTATCGGACTTATATCACCGAAATCCGCCGGTCCAGTGAAGTATGGAATTCCGTTTTGATTTTCATTATATTCATTTGAACGTAGATGCTGTCCTG includes the following:
- a CDS encoding DUF1554 domain-containing protein; this translates as MNNPCDPLSKDYTTGLFVKIATNDKDAYCDANRKNEASAVLPCNPCRIFITAVPYSGGLGGISGADSKCALDTNKPNSGTYKAFLSDAIVRRACLTANCGGGASEHLDWVMKPNSSYVRVADAVAIGTTNSNGLLMTQTNPVSIPSVTTWLGFNANWTTETSLHCDNWIDGSNSFVGTLNDQSTNPMIGAASNLCNNSHSLLCVEQ
- a CDS encoding tetratricopeptide repeat protein — translated: MTPIRTYLLILFSFIGIGISLNSEPLSETNQKAIDAFYQKNWSQAEIWFKESLKKNPNDPYANYNLACVYTILLSQCEYLTEEQDVFQLLNHAVTYKKSYKSLMLKDKDLSLLRNTYRFNEIAGLSPKELFTNIFWFGPSPGAYGPVSEIKFDANGSFELTLVEFRESDGALEKPKYRGKYQWISEKVLQLEFQKLPSSLPNQTKKRQARWNKNSLEIDGFEYQFTDSPDRCSA
- a CDS encoding cytochrome-c peroxidase, whose translation is MKYRFYFGFFAAVLLVCDCSKVESRIIQEVSEFEVVEPPSDFRLSSLCPSGWKQEKEYCVINYQYVNSLEKNGGLGQTLPQVKLDPQVIDLGRYLFFDPILSGDKQLSCAHCHHPAYSLSDGRSQSMGKDGKGYGPTRSGGVILKRSAPSLWNVIYMKNLFWEGRASNLEDQAEGPLYSPEEMGSSKEIIESRLNEIPFYQKMFRQAYGTKGKKISAPLVIDAISTFEKSLVSFSSRFDKWSTGEKEALSPEELLGYNVFRSFVARCAECHPPPMFTNNVFATIGVLDRTERDYGRETITGQELLRGSFRVPTLRNIAKTAPYMHSGNLETLEDVVNFYNEGGGRGNGAPSDLRIHWHVRKMGLNKNEITSLVAFLKTLNDEANMPKFPKSVPSGLPVALEFESYHHRSSIK
- a CDS encoding restriction endonuclease subunit S, whose protein sequence is MNPLLQTHFDTALEHPNGIRKLRELILTLAMQGKLVPQDPNDPPASELLKEIQAGKARLVAEGKVKKSEALPPVKEEEKPFAIPKGWEWVRLGECIELISGQHLRSNEYNENQNGIPYFTGPADFGDISPIGNRWTNIRRAIALKGDILLTVKGAGIGKTNIVIQDEAAISRQLMALRVWKLNKQYLGYYLNVMFAKFQELATGIAIPGIGRDDVLHRYFPLPPLAEQKRIVEKIDELLALCDELERLKQSKDAKRKDLHQSVITQMLEAETHAVFQKQFHFLTTHFYELYAVKENVKELRKAVLQLAVMGKLVPHDPNDQPASELLKEIQAEKARLVAEGKIKKSDALPSVKEEEKPFVIPKGWEWVRLGEVGVLERGKSKHRPRNDIKLFRNGKYPLVQTGDVSAAKKNKDSISSVSNYYNEFGLAQSRMWDPGTLCITIAANIAETGFLSISACFPDSVVGFTSLSGYHTSKYVKMFIDTAKEHLENFAPATAQKNINLGILTELICPLPPMAEQKRIVEKVDQLMALCDDLEGGIGKAEEKRGEILEGMVRG
- a CDS encoding DEAD/DEAH box helicase; the protein is MQKQIETFSDLKLDRSIQKAVVETGYTKPTPIQIQAIPLLLDNHDLLGCAQTGTGKTAAFALPMIQNLISTRAKPNPKQPRSLVLVPTRELAIQVHESFVLYGKYTQIRTAVIFGGVGQNPQAKAIASGLDVLIATPGRLVDLMNQNLVTLKNLEIFVLDEADRMLDMGFIHDIRKIISFLPKRRQNLFFSATMPSEIEKLANSILVEPIRIDITPVSSTVELISQSVMYTELADKKNLLLHLFKDKNFKKTIIFTKTKHGANKISELLNKSGIKTDVIHGNKSQSARQRALEDFRSGKNRALVATDLAARGIDIDDITHVINYEIPYVPETYVHRIGRTARAGKNGIAIAIAEADERSLIKDIEKVIGISIPVDRDHPFHAARVESHTGKAPKIHGSGGGGNRGHRRPSQSGNNSSGRNANSQKNSKQNSHRSQGQSEKRKPSDSGNRSEPKKSSPSAKKTPKAKMSRFR